A region of Paenibacillus sp. 37 DNA encodes the following proteins:
- a CDS encoding winged-helix domain-containing protein, translated as MQKQTDQVKIKLPGRRLPLRVKPALSDAAPLVDNCPVTRRVILISPMPGQVHELVKALTDSCFDVLVFHRWEPDLHERLVFDLLIYDLSVAGTIDAFAGISSRLNREAEHTTPCLYLVGEKMIGSASGPMLQEELLVWPARPQEALYRVQRMIGNSPALPNRGFLPEEGHRIGFKDLWLDRERMSVQRDNNRIHLTKTEYDLLLKLIDAKGAVISREEMLSDIWETDFTGGSNVVDVHIKSLRKKLGDNASSPQYIVTVRGVGYRLAD; from the coding sequence ATGCAGAAACAAACGGATCAAGTAAAAATAAAACTGCCTGGCCGCCGTTTACCCCTAAGGGTTAAACCAGCCTTGTCCGATGCAGCACCGCTTGTGGACAATTGTCCTGTTACACGGCGTGTTATTCTGATCAGCCCGATGCCGGGGCAGGTTCATGAACTGGTAAAAGCCTTAACGGATAGCTGCTTTGATGTACTGGTTTTTCATCGCTGGGAACCGGATCTACATGAGCGTCTTGTCTTTGATCTGTTGATCTATGACCTGTCTGTGGCCGGAACTATCGATGCATTTGCCGGCATTAGCAGCCGATTGAATCGTGAGGCTGAGCATACAACCCCTTGTCTGTATCTGGTTGGTGAGAAGATGATTGGTAGCGCGAGTGGACCGATGCTTCAAGAGGAATTGCTGGTTTGGCCTGCACGCCCGCAGGAAGCTCTATACCGGGTGCAGCGCATGATTGGCAACAGTCCTGCGTTGCCCAACCGTGGGTTTTTGCCTGAGGAAGGGCACCGTATCGGATTTAAAGATCTGTGGCTTGATCGTGAACGGATGAGTGTGCAGCGCGATAATAACCGGATTCATCTAACCAAGACCGAATATGATCTTTTACTCAAGCTGATTGATGCCAAAGGTGCAGTCATTTCCCGTGAGGAAATGCTCAGCGATATCTGGGAGACGGATTTTACGGGTGGAAGTAATGTGGTCGATGTTCATATCAAAAGCTTGCGCAAAAAATTGGGCGATAACGCGTCTTCGCCGCAATATATTGTAACAGTAAGAGGAGTGGGCTACCGCCTGGCGGATTAG
- a CDS encoding BlaI/MecI/CopY family transcriptional regulator — MRIHNFKVGERGLNRFFGPLEAKIMDILWARPGSSIREVQTALEQDKDVNFNTVMTVMNRLVDKGLLGKSQKGRTSLYQPVQSKEEFMNDQSKELSHELVDEFGALALNHMLDALDEADAGLIERLEQKIKQWKKDSD; from the coding sequence ATGAGAATACACAATTTCAAAGTGGGTGAGCGTGGGCTCAACCGATTTTTCGGTCCGCTGGAAGCCAAGATTATGGACATTTTATGGGCTCGTCCTGGCAGTAGCATCCGTGAAGTGCAGACTGCACTTGAACAAGACAAAGACGTCAATTTTAATACAGTCATGACCGTGATGAACCGGCTCGTAGACAAGGGACTTCTCGGAAAGTCACAAAAGGGCAGAACATCTTTGTACCAACCGGTACAGAGCAAGGAGGAGTTTATGAACGACCAATCCAAGGAACTGTCACATGAGTTGGTGGATGAATTCGGAGCTTTGGCATTGAATCATATGCTGGATGCGCTGGACGAAGCAGATGCGGGTCTGATTGAACGCTTGGAACAGAAGATCAAACAATGGAAAAAGGATAGCGATTAA
- a CDS encoding catalase, whose protein sequence is MTERMTTNQGAPVGDNQNSRTAGRRGPTLLEDYHLIEKIAHFDRERIPERVVHARGAGAHGVFTLEQSMKAYTTADFLQNQGTETDVLVRFSTVIHGTGSPETARDPRGFSVKFYTREGNYDLVGNHLPVFFIRDALKFPDMVHSLKPAPDTNIQEPARYWDFMTLSPESTHMMTWLFSDLGTPASYREMDGFGVHAFKWINAQGQVHYVKYKWESAQGVRGFSRQEAAEVQGQDFNHATRDLHEHIKNGQYPQWKLQVQLLKPEQMDDFSFDPLDPTKAWPEDILPFHTVGTMTLNRNPQNFFAEVEQAAFSPSALVPGIEPSEDKLLQGRLFSYPDTQRHRLGTNYLQIPVNCPYAPVRNHQRDGLMNVNQDPSPVNYEPNSSGNSPQEDPAYRDSQVPLQGHVTREKIEKTDDYTQAGELFRSFTPVEQQHLLDNLINDLKGVSVDIQMRALCHFFRADGQLGGRLAHGLGVDISAHMPSQDGK, encoded by the coding sequence ATGACAGAACGTATGACTACGAATCAGGGAGCACCTGTAGGTGATAACCAGAATTCTCGCACAGCAGGCAGAAGAGGGCCGACACTACTTGAAGACTACCATCTCATTGAGAAAATAGCCCACTTTGACCGTGAACGTATTCCCGAAAGAGTCGTACATGCGAGAGGAGCAGGTGCTCATGGCGTATTCACGCTAGAGCAAAGTATGAAGGCTTATACAACAGCGGACTTCCTGCAAAATCAGGGTACGGAGACGGATGTGCTGGTTCGTTTTTCAACCGTTATTCATGGTACGGGATCACCAGAGACTGCACGAGATCCACGTGGATTTTCCGTCAAATTCTACACACGGGAAGGCAACTATGATCTCGTCGGCAACCATCTGCCTGTGTTCTTCATTCGTGATGCGTTGAAGTTCCCCGACATGGTTCACTCCCTGAAGCCAGCTCCAGATACAAACATTCAGGAACCTGCTCGTTATTGGGACTTTATGACCCTCTCACCTGAATCAACACATATGATGACCTGGTTGTTCTCAGATCTGGGCACACCGGCAAGTTATCGGGAGATGGATGGTTTCGGCGTACATGCTTTCAAATGGATTAATGCACAGGGGCAGGTCCACTATGTAAAATATAAGTGGGAGTCTGCACAAGGGGTTCGCGGCTTTTCACGTCAGGAAGCTGCCGAGGTACAGGGGCAAGACTTTAATCATGCTACCCGGGATCTGCATGAACATATCAAGAACGGGCAATACCCGCAGTGGAAGCTTCAAGTACAGCTCCTGAAGCCTGAGCAAATGGATGATTTTTCTTTTGATCCACTCGACCCAACCAAAGCTTGGCCTGAAGATATATTGCCATTCCATACGGTGGGCACCATGACCCTGAATCGGAATCCACAAAACTTCTTTGCTGAAGTGGAGCAGGCGGCCTTTTCTCCTAGTGCGCTTGTACCAGGAATTGAGCCTTCCGAAGACAAATTGCTGCAAGGACGTCTATTCTCCTATCCAGATACACAGCGTCACCGGCTTGGAACGAACTATTTACAAATTCCGGTGAATTGCCCGTACGCACCCGTTCGTAATCATCAGCGTGATGGACTCATGAATGTGAATCAGGACCCATCTCCGGTGAACTATGAACCCAACAGTTCAGGAAACAGCCCGCAAGAAGATCCGGCATACCGGGACAGTCAGGTTCCGTTGCAAGGGCATGTTACAAGAGAGAAAATCGAGAAGACGGATGATTACACGCAGGCAGGGGAGCTTTTCCGTTCATTTACTCCTGTAGAGCAGCAGCATTTGCTTGATAATCTGATCAATGACCTTAAGGGCGTATCTGTTGATATTCAAATGCGTGCTCTATGCCACTTCTTCCGGGCGGATGGGCAACTTGGCGGACGTTTGGCTCATGGACTCGGCGTGGATATTTCTGCACATATGCCGTCACAGGATGGAAAATAA
- a CDS encoding M56 family metallopeptidase, with product MWKTRSKLLFTVGFGIPLLVFMQMFMYAMYKIFGWDIPFNLLWLCNHWMSRLGWLSVGHFLLALVLLTFAGTGWLLTVRMMKTRAAIRKLRSMEIRALSRELESTYHDLGQPSFIVVDKPSPVAFTIGLWRPYIVLSTGLLDMLDAEEEVAVVYHEVHHLWHRDPLKTTLLSVFAIMMPYIPVLKHTSKHYNIVREILADNEAIERTGNVAGIGSALLKLLRACPEPRGAKELTVQSSFSDTSVNVRISRLLDPEQDVTLRLPRYAVLMSATVFLLLSILFVWSIG from the coding sequence ATGTGGAAGACCCGCTCGAAACTTTTGTTTACCGTCGGGTTTGGCATTCCGTTACTCGTGTTCATGCAGATGTTCATGTACGCGATGTACAAAATTTTTGGCTGGGATATCCCGTTTAATCTGCTCTGGCTCTGCAATCATTGGATGAGTCGCTTGGGCTGGTTATCCGTGGGACATTTCTTGCTGGCACTGGTCTTGCTGACATTTGCGGGAACAGGCTGGTTGCTTACGGTTCGCATGATGAAAACACGGGCAGCAATCCGCAAGCTCCGCTCTATGGAGATTCGGGCGCTATCCCGCGAGCTGGAGTCCACATATCATGATCTGGGACAGCCAAGTTTCATTGTGGTGGACAAGCCTTCACCCGTGGCATTTACCATTGGTCTATGGAGACCCTATATTGTACTTTCCACTGGGCTGCTGGACATGCTTGATGCGGAAGAGGAGGTAGCGGTTGTCTATCATGAAGTACATCATCTGTGGCACCGTGATCCTCTGAAGACGACACTGTTATCGGTATTTGCAATCATGATGCCGTATATTCCCGTATTGAAGCATACTTCGAAACATTACAATATCGTTAGGGAAATTCTGGCAGACAATGAGGCCATTGAACGTACGGGCAATGTGGCAGGCATTGGCAGTGCTTTGCTCAAGCTGCTTCGTGCTTGTCCTGAACCTAGGGGGGCAAAGGAACTGACCGTTCAGTCCTCATTTTCGGATACGTCGGTGAATGTCCGCATTTCACGTCTGCTGGACCCCGAACAGGACGTGACGCTGAGATTGCCACGTTATGCTGTTTTGATGTCGGCTACTGTTTTTCTATTGCTGTCTATCTTGTTTGTTTGGTCCATCGGATAG
- a CDS encoding aldo/keto reductase family protein — translation MDYRRLGGSGLKVSEISLGSWLTYGGYVERENAVKSIETAFDEGINFFDTANVYERGAAEELLGQTLKAYSRDSYVLATKVFGKMGDGPNDQGLSRKHIKEQCEASLKRLGVEYVDIYYCHRYHTETPIEETLRALDDLVRQGKVLYVGVSQWTAAQMEAALGTADRLLLDRIVVNQPVYNMFDRYIENEIIPLGERKGIGQVVYSPLAQGLLTGKYTSVSDIPENSRAAKLGWDEGKINADRIGKVRQLIEVADKLDLKVGQLALAWILRQNNVSSALVGASRPEQVKENAAASGVKLDAAIIEEIEGILA, via the coding sequence ATGGATTATCGCAGATTAGGTGGAAGCGGACTGAAAGTAAGCGAGATCAGCCTGGGAAGCTGGCTGACGTACGGAGGATATGTGGAACGTGAGAATGCGGTGAAATCAATTGAAACTGCATTTGATGAAGGCATTAACTTTTTTGATACTGCCAATGTATACGAACGGGGTGCAGCAGAAGAACTGCTGGGGCAGACGCTCAAAGCATATTCCCGTGACTCTTATGTACTCGCAACCAAAGTATTTGGCAAAATGGGTGATGGTCCGAATGACCAGGGGTTGTCTCGCAAACATATCAAGGAGCAATGTGAAGCCAGCTTGAAGCGCCTGGGCGTTGAATATGTGGATATCTATTACTGCCATCGTTATCATACCGAAACACCAATTGAAGAAACACTCCGCGCGCTCGATGATCTGGTACGCCAAGGCAAAGTGTTATATGTAGGCGTCAGCCAGTGGACAGCGGCTCAGATGGAAGCTGCGTTGGGTACAGCAGATCGTCTGCTTCTGGATCGTATCGTGGTCAATCAGCCGGTGTACAACATGTTTGACCGTTATATCGAAAATGAAATAATCCCGCTCGGCGAGCGTAAAGGCATCGGACAAGTTGTATACTCCCCGCTTGCTCAAGGTCTATTGACCGGGAAATATACGTCCGTTTCCGATATCCCAGAGAATAGCCGTGCTGCCAAGTTAGGATGGGACGAAGGAAAGATCAATGCGGATCGTATCGGGAAAGTCCGTCAACTGATTGAAGTGGCGGACAAGCTGGATCTGAAGGTTGGCCAACTGGCCCTGGCCTGGATTCTGCGCCAAAATAATGTATCCAGTGCACTTGTAGGGGCGAGTCGTCCCGAGCAGGTAAAAGAGAACGCGGCTGCATCTGGCGTGAAGCTGGATGCTGCCATTATCGAGGAGATTGAGGGCATCCTTGCTTGA
- a CDS encoding Ger(x)C family spore germination protein, with product MFLIRKFRNVLMLLLCTIFIAGCWDRKEINDIAFVIGIAVDKEQDNYRSSLQIALPGQSGSTGSSGGGGGTSGDKSWFMLSNTAKTLRGTTLEGQKSLSRKIYYAHRRTMLIGEDLARDGVAPMLDLFTRYPLNRFSALPVVTKGAAYKVMDTDAPIEKFPSEMVRELCFLNMRNPRSLKTFIDAILSDGVDPFLPVASKVSNVPEGWKDPKSNIKLDGLAIFKKDKLVGMIDKAPADALILAMGEANAPEIMVKAPGGEGNIFIKLNENNASLHPYIKDDKVVVNIELYAKGVLVDNESNYGDRRENEIVKLNEAIHEKIKSDIDEGVRLVQEKYHADILGVGRSIHQHLPAEWDKMKDRWNDIYPEVKVTVTPHVIIENVGVSNKPIGVVEEDIVHD from the coding sequence ATGTTTCTTATTCGTAAATTCCGCAATGTGTTGATGTTACTGCTATGTACCATTTTCATAGCAGGCTGTTGGGATCGTAAGGAAATTAATGATATTGCCTTTGTGATTGGTATAGCTGTTGATAAGGAGCAGGACAATTACAGATCCAGTCTCCAGATTGCTCTGCCTGGCCAATCCGGTTCTACCGGGAGTTCTGGAGGTGGCGGGGGGACAAGCGGGGATAAATCGTGGTTCATGTTGTCCAATACCGCGAAGACACTCAGAGGGACTACACTTGAAGGCCAAAAATCACTCTCACGAAAGATTTATTATGCACACCGCCGTACCATGCTTATTGGAGAGGATCTCGCCCGGGACGGCGTGGCTCCGATGCTTGATTTGTTTACACGCTACCCGCTCAACCGATTCTCTGCATTACCAGTTGTGACGAAAGGCGCGGCATATAAAGTCATGGATACGGATGCCCCTATAGAGAAGTTCCCATCCGAGATGGTGCGCGAGTTGTGCTTCCTAAACATGCGGAATCCACGATCACTTAAAACATTTATTGATGCCATTCTTAGTGATGGTGTGGATCCATTCCTGCCGGTTGCTTCGAAAGTGAGCAATGTTCCAGAAGGTTGGAAGGACCCCAAATCAAACATTAAGTTGGATGGATTGGCCATTTTCAAAAAAGACAAGCTGGTTGGCATGATTGATAAGGCTCCAGCAGATGCATTGATTCTGGCTATGGGAGAGGCCAATGCGCCAGAAATTATGGTCAAAGCCCCTGGCGGAGAAGGAAATATATTCATCAAGCTGAACGAGAACAACGCCTCACTACATCCATATATCAAAGATGACAAGGTGGTCGTGAACATTGAGCTATATGCAAAGGGTGTTCTTGTAGATAACGAATCCAATTATGGTGATCGGCGTGAGAACGAGATTGTGAAGTTAAATGAAGCGATTCACGAGAAAATCAAATCGGACATCGACGAAGGTGTCCGTCTGGTGCAGGAGAAATACCACGCCGACATTCTTGGAGTTGGGCGGTCCATTCATCAACATTTGCCAGCGGAGTGGGACAAAATGAAGGATCGATGGAATGACATATATCCTGAAGTCAAGGTAACGGTTACCCCCCATGTCATTATCGAAAATGTAGGGGTGAGCAATAAACCTATCGGCGTAGTGGAGGAGGACATTGTGCATGATTAA
- a CDS encoding pirin family protein, giving the protein MINIIPSDSRSSFDRGWLRGSHSFSFGEYQDPENTAFGPMRVANDDVIAPGRGFGAHPHSDMEIVSIVLNGKLRHEDNLGNVAVTGFGGIQRMSAGSGMIHTEHNASDTEEVRLLQLWFMPQTKGLEPSYETTSFDPAALGALVPIVSPVGGPRVATIHQDMTIYLGRLAKDKTLTFNQDSGRRMYIFSIEGKLGLDGEYLLNEGDTARVEQRDSIELQGNEDTFYMIIDLP; this is encoded by the coding sequence ATGATTAACATCATTCCATCCGATTCCCGCTCCAGCTTCGATCGAGGTTGGCTTCGTGGCAGTCACAGCTTTTCCTTTGGAGAATACCAGGACCCGGAGAATACGGCGTTTGGACCCATGCGGGTAGCTAACGATGATGTGATTGCTCCTGGTCGCGGTTTTGGGGCTCACCCACATAGTGACATGGAGATTGTATCCATCGTACTGAACGGCAAGTTGCGACATGAAGATAACCTGGGGAATGTAGCCGTTACAGGCTTTGGTGGTATTCAGCGGATGTCAGCAGGCAGTGGCATGATTCATACCGAACATAATGCATCCGATACCGAAGAAGTACGTTTGCTTCAGCTCTGGTTCATGCCACAGACAAAAGGATTGGAGCCCTCGTATGAGACCACATCATTTGATCCAGCGGCATTAGGAGCACTCGTGCCGATTGTATCCCCAGTTGGGGGACCAAGAGTTGCGACCATTCATCAGGATATGACGATCTATCTTGGACGATTAGCCAAAGACAAAACGTTAACCTTTAATCAGGATTCGGGCCGCCGGATGTACATTTTCTCCATCGAAGGCAAGCTGGGGTTGGATGGAGAGTACCTGTTGAACGAAGGCGACACGGCTCGTGTGGAACAGCGGGATTCAATCGAACTGCAAGGAAACGAAGATACGTTCTATATGATTATTGATTTGCCGTAG
- a CDS encoding Fur family transcriptional regulator: MRTLNLTIQRQAVYDVVRHSEDHPTAADVMNRLVEQGYNLAYGTVYNSLRYLTDKELIRELKLGETASRYDARMDDHQHIMCEVCGKVDEVMTEVPPQWMKQVAEETGYAIDHAHVVFGGVCGECRNKRIK, translated from the coding sequence GTGAGAACTTTAAATCTGACGATACAACGGCAAGCGGTATATGATGTGGTGCGCCATTCAGAGGATCACCCGACAGCTGCTGATGTCATGAATCGACTCGTGGAACAAGGATATAATCTGGCCTATGGTACGGTGTATAATTCTCTTCGTTATCTGACGGACAAAGAATTGATACGGGAACTTAAACTCGGAGAGACAGCAAGCAGGTACGATGCCCGTATGGATGATCATCAGCACATTATGTGTGAAGTGTGCGGCAAAGTGGACGAGGTGATGACAGAGGTTCCTCCACAATGGATGAAACAGGTAGCTGAAGAAACCGGATATGCAATCGATCATGCTCATGTGGTCTTTGGAGGTGTCTGCGGGGAATGCAGAAACAAACGGATCAAGTAA
- a CDS encoding spore germination protein, which yields MADKTSGKHKSRQPGRASEEKKHIPLGLPSPPFLRQPISAVHEIQIQAVKEIFSECSDVVFRNVMITPEVKGLLVYIEGIVNSADIQEHMLRPIIQGLVQQRTDEPDVPLDDTTVELTQVKRVDTWAAATEGVLASSALLVVDGSNKAWMFNVKGGVRRGVEEPQTESVIRGPREGFTETLRVNTALLRFKLKTPALKMVSMTLGTDTKTDIVLTYLEGIADPKTIQDVKKRLEKIKIDGILETGYIEELIEDHPYSPFPQMHYSERPDTVAGNLLEGRFSILVDGTPFALIAPVTMWQMLQASEDYYERFFISNLLRWIRFLFVAIALFLPALYIAITTFHQDMLPTTLILSIAGAREAIPFPALVEALIMELSFEALREAGVRLPKTVGQAVSILGALVIGQAAVQAGIVSAPMVIIVSMTGIASFTIPRFNFAITVRLLRFPIMLLAGMLGLYGIVIGLVLISVHLTQMTSFGVPYLSGLSPYSKTDTKDILIRVPWWKMINRPSTVQDNQKRMKDKINGSPEAEEGW from the coding sequence ATGGCGGACAAAACATCTGGGAAACACAAGTCCCGACAACCGGGACGAGCTTCAGAAGAAAAAAAACATATTCCTTTAGGACTGCCGTCCCCGCCTTTTCTTCGGCAGCCGATTAGTGCAGTACATGAAATTCAGATTCAGGCGGTAAAGGAGATCTTCTCCGAATGCTCGGATGTGGTTTTTCGCAACGTCATGATTACGCCTGAAGTGAAAGGACTTCTCGTCTACATCGAAGGTATTGTTAATTCGGCTGATATCCAGGAACACATGCTGCGGCCGATTATTCAAGGGCTGGTGCAGCAGCGTACAGATGAACCTGATGTTCCACTGGATGATACAACCGTTGAGCTGACACAGGTGAAGCGAGTGGATACTTGGGCTGCTGCGACAGAAGGGGTGCTGGCATCCTCCGCACTTCTGGTGGTCGATGGAAGTAACAAAGCCTGGATGTTCAATGTCAAAGGTGGCGTCAGACGTGGTGTGGAGGAACCGCAGACGGAATCCGTGATTCGGGGACCGCGGGAGGGATTTACTGAAACGCTCCGTGTGAATACGGCCTTATTGCGATTCAAGCTGAAAACACCTGCTCTCAAGATGGTGAGTATGACTCTTGGAACAGACACCAAGACAGATATTGTGCTGACCTACTTGGAAGGTATTGCCGATCCAAAAACGATTCAAGATGTTAAGAAACGTCTGGAAAAAATAAAGATCGATGGCATTCTGGAGACGGGTTATATTGAGGAACTGATTGAAGACCACCCGTATTCTCCATTCCCACAGATGCACTATTCCGAGCGCCCGGATACAGTAGCAGGTAACTTGTTGGAAGGACGATTTTCCATTTTAGTAGACGGTACTCCCTTTGCGTTAATTGCGCCAGTCACGATGTGGCAGATGCTTCAGGCCAGTGAGGATTACTATGAACGATTCTTCATCAGTAATCTGTTGCGTTGGATACGGTTTCTGTTCGTAGCTATTGCACTTTTCCTTCCAGCGCTGTATATCGCCATTACCACATTTCATCAGGATATGTTACCTACGACACTGATACTCAGTATTGCCGGGGCTCGTGAAGCCATCCCTTTCCCGGCTTTGGTGGAAGCCCTCATCATGGAGCTATCGTTCGAAGCCCTCCGTGAAGCGGGGGTCAGGTTACCGAAAACAGTTGGTCAAGCAGTCAGTATTCTCGGTGCGCTCGTGATCGGGCAGGCCGCAGTTCAGGCGGGGATTGTGTCTGCACCGATGGTTATTATCGTATCCATGACAGGCATAGCTTCCTTTACGATACCGCGGTTTAACTTTGCGATTACCGTACGCCTATTGCGATTTCCGATCATGTTATTGGCGGGTATGCTTGGACTATATGGTATCGTCATCGGCTTGGTCCTGATCTCGGTGCATCTGACACAGATGACTTCGTTTGGTGTACCTTATCTGTCAGGTCTTAGCCCGTACAGTAAGACAGATACCAAGGATATTCTTATTCGTGTGCCATGGTGGAAAATGATCAATCGTCCTTCTACGGTTCAGGATAACCAGAAACGGATGAAAGACAAGATCAATGGTTCGCCTGAAGCTGAGGAAGGATGGTGA
- a CDS encoding DoxX family protein produces the protein MNNKSVEIGLLFSRIMIGLIFVLHGWSKFEGGISGTVGFFESIGIPGFLASVVAIIELVGGAAMILGLGTRVFAALFAIVMVGVLFTAKVGEPFLSGTELDYLLLAGSLTLLFTGSRFLAVDYLFSRQGNARQNVSA, from the coding sequence ATGAATAATAAAAGTGTAGAGATTGGATTACTTTTCTCCAGGATTATGATCGGTTTGATCTTTGTATTGCACGGCTGGAGTAAATTCGAAGGTGGAATCAGCGGTACAGTAGGTTTTTTCGAAAGTATTGGTATTCCCGGATTTCTTGCATCCGTTGTAGCCATCATCGAGTTGGTAGGTGGTGCGGCGATGATTCTGGGTCTGGGAACACGTGTGTTTGCTGCCCTCTTTGCCATCGTGATGGTTGGCGTTCTGTTTACAGCCAAAGTGGGTGAGCCGTTCCTGAGCGGTACCGAGTTAGATTACCTGCTGCTGGCGGGTTCCCTGACACTGCTCTTCACCGGAAGCCGTTTCCTGGCCGTGGATTATCTGTTCTCCAGACAAGGGAACGCTCGCCAGAATGTGAGTGCTTGA
- a CDS encoding GGDEF domain-containing protein, giving the protein MFSTFFINICVMITFMYVSGIIAKFYSIRLPFPSLRVQLIGGLLFGIYGTVLMNYSFPLNETTIVDLRHLAIVTAAVYMGGLASVVTGLMISVLRILMFGLSSSAIDAGFVMTLIGLSGVYFAYAPWSRLTKIITMNLLGMTLIFIILILNTDSMNSLMKIYPLQMTISFAGGLFIYFIAEFINKSNEMLFLLEKRASTDHLTNLSNRRQFEKSLQLELQRARDYQQKLSLLAIDIDRFKKVNDTYGHSAGDAVLKQLGQLLVEHARSADIVSRNGGEEFAILLLDCGHRQAVATAESIRQAVEKYHFALPDGHTTRLTISIGVAVYPDHCDDHDDDDFFEQADRALYEAKNTGRNRVCALPLRSLPLTL; this is encoded by the coding sequence TTGTTTAGCACTTTTTTCATTAATATCTGTGTCATGATTACGTTTATGTATGTGTCCGGGATCATCGCAAAGTTCTATAGTATCCGATTGCCTTTTCCCTCGTTACGTGTTCAGTTGATCGGCGGCTTATTATTCGGTATATATGGCACAGTACTCATGAACTATTCTTTCCCTCTGAACGAAACTACGATTGTAGATCTACGGCATCTGGCCATCGTTACGGCAGCGGTATATATGGGAGGATTGGCTTCGGTCGTTACGGGACTCATGATCTCGGTCCTTCGTATTCTGATGTTCGGCTTATCATCCTCTGCCATAGATGCAGGATTTGTCATGACTCTGATCGGACTGTCCGGTGTATACTTCGCCTATGCTCCCTGGTCCAGACTGACCAAAATAATTACAATGAATCTGCTTGGCATGACATTAATCTTTATCATCCTTATATTGAATACAGACAGCATGAATTCATTAATGAAGATATATCCGTTACAAATGACAATTTCCTTTGCCGGTGGATTATTTATCTATTTCATCGCAGAATTCATTAATAAATCCAATGAAATGTTATTTCTATTGGAAAAAAGAGCATCTACCGATCATCTTACCAACCTGAGCAATCGACGACAGTTCGAAAAATCACTTCAACTGGAACTCCAGCGTGCGAGGGATTACCAACAGAAGCTTTCCTTGCTTGCCATTGATATTGACCGATTCAAAAAGGTAAATGACACCTATGGTCATTCCGCCGGCGATGCAGTCCTGAAGCAACTTGGACAACTGCTCGTTGAGCATGCACGTTCTGCTGATATCGTGTCACGAAACGGTGGGGAAGAATTCGCCATTCTCTTGCTCGACTGTGGGCACCGTCAGGCCGTGGCTACCGCCGAATCTATCCGACAGGCTGTAGAGAAATACCATTTTGCTCTGCCCGACGGACACACGACACGTCTAACCATCTCCATTGGTGTAGCCGTGTATCCCGATCATTGTGATGATCATGACGATGACGACTTCTTCGAACAGGCCGACCGTGCTTTATATGAAGCGAAGAATACAGGGCGTAATCGTGTGTGTGCCTTACCACTTCGCTCTCTGCCTCTTACGCTTTAA